A region of Liolophura sinensis isolate JHLJ2023 chromosome 8, CUHK_Ljap_v2, whole genome shotgun sequence DNA encodes the following proteins:
- the LOC135473809 gene encoding probable RNA-binding protein 46 isoform X3, with protein MSTTTEDKIRKLCSQVVGRDNAVGRVKKIRDYAFIRFSDKDAAIKAMAKLNGMNVEGAYIEVAWAKGREQNRHLGEVDRAYNRGSEALKSWKQKEVSSVRCVEILKALDCHLGEVDRAYNRGQEALESWKQKEVSSVRANQDCHLGEVDRAYNRGPEALESWKQKEVSPVRGYGYDPSYSPPLYYNPMSPPPASRALAGRGPMGIRSPVRGRGMMLRGCGFRKHPAEVLDDLCQKNGWGSPVYQLHSLMGRGGSGAQQLLELFLYKITIPALGTQFPNRNPFTPNKLCPTVEGAKVFAAEYTLMQLGVPLEALEFISPPCPYTQPSYANHPDPPVERFQQIL; from the exons ATGTCGACAACTACAGAAGACAAAATTAGAAAGCTGTGCAGTCAAGTTGTGGGAAGAGACAACGCTGTGGGAAGAGTAAAGAAGATAAGAGATTATGCATTCATTCGTTTTAGCGACAAAGATGCTGCTATCAAGGCCATGGCTAAACTTAATG GAATGAATGTTGAAGGTGCTTACATTGAGGTTGCATGGGCAAAAGGAAGAGAGCAG AACCGacacttgggtgaggttgatagagcatacaacagaggctCGGAAGCGTTGaaatcttggaagcagaaagaagtatcatctgtcagg tgtgtagaaatattgaaggccttggactgccacttgggtgaggttgatagagcatacaacagaggccaggaagcgttggaatcttggaagcagaaagaagtatcatctgtcagg gctaatcaggactgccacttgggtgaggttgatagagcatacaacagaggcccggaagcgttggaatcttggaagcagaaagaagtatcacctgtcagg ggcTATGGCTATGATCCTAGTTACTCGCCTCCATTGTATTACAACCCGATGTCTCCACCACCCGCAAG caGGGCGTTGGCAGGGCGAGGTCCCATGGGCATCAGAAGCCCTGTGCGAGGCCGAGGGATGATGCTGAGGGGGTGTGGCTTTAGGAAACATCCAGCGGAG GTGCTCGATGACCTTTGTCAGAAGAATGGATGGGGAAGTCCTGTATACCAGCTTCATTCTCTCATGGGAAGGGGTGGAAGTGGTGCCCAACAGCTCTTAGAGCTCTTTTTGTACAAG ATCACCATACCAGCTCTCGGTACTCAGTTTCCAAATCGTAATCCATTTACCCCAAATAAACTGTGTCCTACTGTTGAGGGGGCAAAGGTTTTTGCAGCAGAGTACACTTTGATGCAGTTAGGTGTGCCTCTTGAAG CCCTAGAGTTCATTAGCCCACCATGTCCTTACACCCAGCCGAGCTATGCCAACCACCCCGACCCACCTGTGGAACGCTTCCAACAGATCCTGTGA
- the LOC135473809 gene encoding probable RNA-binding protein 46 isoform X2, protein MASAEEALPRRVTREPNEALLNLTARTGYTIRREKRERKYGGPPPDWESRAPLKDCGIFVGGIPKDCYEDELVPVFEKIGKIYELKLVTNRRFGPHRGYGFVTYTNKEHANQAVKELHNYEIRKGQLLCVRNSSKVVLHVGNLMSTTTEDKIRKLCSQVVGRDNAVGRVKKIRDYAFIRFSDKDAAIKAMAKLNGMNVEGAYIEVAWAKGREQNRHLGEVDRAYNRGSEALKSWKQKEVSSVRCVEILKALDCHLGEVDRAYNRGQEALESWKQKEVSSVRANQDCHLGEVDRAYNRGPEALESWKQKEVSPVRGYGYDPSYSPPLYYNPMSPPPASRALAGRGPMGIRSPVRGRGMMLRGCGFRKHPAEVLDDLCQKNGWGSPVYQLHSLMGRGGSGAQQLLELFLYKITIPALGTQFPNRNPFTPNKLCPTVEGAKVFAAEYTLMQLGVPLEALEFISPPCPYTQPSYANHPDPPVERFQQIL, encoded by the exons ATGGCGTCCGCGGAGGAGGCTTTGCCACGTCGTGTGACCCGGGAGCCAAACGAAGCCTTGCTGAACCTTACGGCGAGAACAGGATACACCATACGGCGAGAAAAACGGGAAAGAAAGTACGGCGGTCCACCTCCCGACTGGGAAAGCCGGGCTCCTTTAAAGGATTGTGGAATTTTCGTCGGAGGTATTCCAAAAGACTGTTACGAAGACGAGCTCGTTCCAGTATTTGAGAAGATAGGAAAGATTTACGAACTGAAACTCGTAACGAACCGCCGCTTTGGACCCCATAGAGGATATGGATTCGTTACATACACTAACAAAGAACACGCGAATCAAGCGGTAAAGGAGCTTCACAACTACGAAATTCGTAAAGGCCAGCTCTTGTGTGTTCGCAACTCTTCT AAGGTGGTTTTGCACGTGGGGAACCTTATGTCGACAACTACAGAAGACAAAATTAGAAAGCTGTGCAGTCAAGTTGTGGGAAGAGACAACGCTGTGGGAAGAGTAAAGAAGATAAGAGATTATGCATTCATTCGTTTTAGCGACAAAGATGCTGCTATCAAGGCCATGGCTAAACTTAATG GAATGAATGTTGAAGGTGCTTACATTGAGGTTGCATGGGCAAAAGGAAGAGAGCAG AACCGacacttgggtgaggttgatagagcatacaacagaggctCGGAAGCGTTGaaatcttggaagcagaaagaagtatcatctgtcagg tgtgtagaaatattgaaggccttggactgccacttgggtgaggttgatagagcatacaacagaggccaggaagcgttggaatcttggaagcagaaagaagtatcatctgtcagg gctaatcaggactgccacttgggtgaggttgatagagcatacaacagaggcccggaagcgttggaatcttggaagcagaaagaagtatcacctgtcagg ggcTATGGCTATGATCCTAGTTACTCGCCTCCATTGTATTACAACCCGATGTCTCCACCACCCGCAAG caGGGCGTTGGCAGGGCGAGGTCCCATGGGCATCAGAAGCCCTGTGCGAGGCCGAGGGATGATGCTGAGGGGGTGTGGCTTTAGGAAACATCCAGCGGAG GTGCTCGATGACCTTTGTCAGAAGAATGGATGGGGAAGTCCTGTATACCAGCTTCATTCTCTCATGGGAAGGGGTGGAAGTGGTGCCCAACAGCTCTTAGAGCTCTTTTTGTACAAG ATCACCATACCAGCTCTCGGTACTCAGTTTCCAAATCGTAATCCATTTACCCCAAATAAACTGTGTCCTACTGTTGAGGGGGCAAAGGTTTTTGCAGCAGAGTACACTTTGATGCAGTTAGGTGTGCCTCTTGAAG CCCTAGAGTTCATTAGCCCACCATGTCCTTACACCCAGCCGAGCTATGCCAACCACCCCGACCCACCTGTGGAACGCTTCCAACAGATCCTGTGA
- the LOC135473809 gene encoding probable RNA-binding protein 46 isoform X1: MASAEEALPRRVTREPNEALLNLTARTGYTIRREKRERKYGGPPPDWESRAPLKDCGIFVGGIPKDCYEDELVPVFEKIGKIYELKLVTNRRFGPHRGYGFVTYTNKEHANQAVKELHNYEIRKGQLLCVRNSSVSHKVVLHVGNLMSTTTEDKIRKLCSQVVGRDNAVGRVKKIRDYAFIRFSDKDAAIKAMAKLNGMNVEGAYIEVAWAKGREQNRHLGEVDRAYNRGSEALKSWKQKEVSSVRCVEILKALDCHLGEVDRAYNRGQEALESWKQKEVSSVRANQDCHLGEVDRAYNRGPEALESWKQKEVSPVRGYGYDPSYSPPLYYNPMSPPPASRALAGRGPMGIRSPVRGRGMMLRGCGFRKHPAEVLDDLCQKNGWGSPVYQLHSLMGRGGSGAQQLLELFLYKITIPALGTQFPNRNPFTPNKLCPTVEGAKVFAAEYTLMQLGVPLEALEFISPPCPYTQPSYANHPDPPVERFQQIL, encoded by the exons ATGGCGTCCGCGGAGGAGGCTTTGCCACGTCGTGTGACCCGGGAGCCAAACGAAGCCTTGCTGAACCTTACGGCGAGAACAGGATACACCATACGGCGAGAAAAACGGGAAAGAAAGTACGGCGGTCCACCTCCCGACTGGGAAAGCCGGGCTCCTTTAAAGGATTGTGGAATTTTCGTCGGAGGTATTCCAAAAGACTGTTACGAAGACGAGCTCGTTCCAGTATTTGAGAAGATAGGAAAGATTTACGAACTGAAACTCGTAACGAACCGCCGCTTTGGACCCCATAGAGGATATGGATTCGTTACATACACTAACAAAGAACACGCGAATCAAGCGGTAAAGGAGCTTCACAACTACGAAATTCGTAAAGGCCAGCTCTTGTGTGTTCGCAACTCTTCTGTAAGTCAT AAGGTGGTTTTGCACGTGGGGAACCTTATGTCGACAACTACAGAAGACAAAATTAGAAAGCTGTGCAGTCAAGTTGTGGGAAGAGACAACGCTGTGGGAAGAGTAAAGAAGATAAGAGATTATGCATTCATTCGTTTTAGCGACAAAGATGCTGCTATCAAGGCCATGGCTAAACTTAATG GAATGAATGTTGAAGGTGCTTACATTGAGGTTGCATGGGCAAAAGGAAGAGAGCAG AACCGacacttgggtgaggttgatagagcatacaacagaggctCGGAAGCGTTGaaatcttggaagcagaaagaagtatcatctgtcagg tgtgtagaaatattgaaggccttggactgccacttgggtgaggttgatagagcatacaacagaggccaggaagcgttggaatcttggaagcagaaagaagtatcatctgtcagg gctaatcaggactgccacttgggtgaggttgatagagcatacaacagaggcccggaagcgttggaatcttggaagcagaaagaagtatcacctgtcagg ggcTATGGCTATGATCCTAGTTACTCGCCTCCATTGTATTACAACCCGATGTCTCCACCACCCGCAAG caGGGCGTTGGCAGGGCGAGGTCCCATGGGCATCAGAAGCCCTGTGCGAGGCCGAGGGATGATGCTGAGGGGGTGTGGCTTTAGGAAACATCCAGCGGAG GTGCTCGATGACCTTTGTCAGAAGAATGGATGGGGAAGTCCTGTATACCAGCTTCATTCTCTCATGGGAAGGGGTGGAAGTGGTGCCCAACAGCTCTTAGAGCTCTTTTTGTACAAG ATCACCATACCAGCTCTCGGTACTCAGTTTCCAAATCGTAATCCATTTACCCCAAATAAACTGTGTCCTACTGTTGAGGGGGCAAAGGTTTTTGCAGCAGAGTACACTTTGATGCAGTTAGGTGTGCCTCTTGAAG CCCTAGAGTTCATTAGCCCACCATGTCCTTACACCCAGCCGAGCTATGCCAACCACCCCGACCCACCTGTGGAACGCTTCCAACAGATCCTGTGA
- the LOC135472516 gene encoding G-protein coupled receptor 12-like, whose protein sequence is MVINSLILRGLVLAKDLPRPCRTLLMNMACCDCLSAISMIVNGVLLIRPDSTSIGQCTAGMGIQASLAFVSIFLSTLFPVNAYLSQLIPFQYRGVMGPLKVAFVSFLVWTVSVVLVSIAVMGQPSLPPFQACDLLLVYTSVPLRAFSGIYLICMVIMMSVFWKLYALARSHICKIVSDTHADQKCAINLSLQAKALKTVSLIVASFVIMYTPLVIYLLIVSFTDQEELLTVGHFLLKLSLLTLFLAKSVINPVVYAWKIPFVREVTHKLLRTGHRTVVEQTASFVTEKTTQGGRH, encoded by the coding sequence ATGGTCATCAACTCGCTGATTCTGCGGGGCCTTGTGTTAGCCAAGGACCTACCACGTCCATGCCGAACCCTTCTCATGAACATGGCCTGCTGCGATTGTCTCTCGGCAATTTCCATGATAGTCaatggtgttttgttaattcgGCCAGACAGCACATCCATCGGTCAGTGTACCGCGGGTATGGGAATTCAGGCCAGTTTAGCGTTCGTGTCCATTTTCCTCTCCACCTTGTTCCCGGTCAATGCTTACCTTTCTCAACTGATACCTTTCCAGTACCGAGGGGTGATGGGCCCGCTTAAGGTGGCCTTCGTCTCTTTCTTGGTTTGGACCGTGAGTGTTGTTTTGGTAAGCATCGCCGTCATGGGTCAGCCGTCATTGCCTCCATTCCAAGCCTGCGATCTACTGTTGGTGTACACTTCTGTGCCTCTGCGCGCTTTCTCGGGCATCTACCTAATCTGTATGGTCATCATGATGAGTGTTTTCTGGAAGCTCTACGCCTTAGCCCGCAGCCACATCTGTAAGATTGTAAGCGACACACACGCAGATCAGAAGTGCGCCATCAACTTATCACTTCAAGCTAAGGCCTTGAAGACTGTCAGTCTGATCGTAGCGTCATTTGTCATCATGTACACCCCGCTCGTCATCTACCTACTTATTGTGTCATTCACGGACCAGGAAGAATTGCTGACTGTGGGACACTTCCTGCTAAAATTGTCTCTCCTGACACTGTTCCTGGCTAAAAGTGTGATTAACCCAGTAGTGTACGCCTGGAAAATTCCATTCGTCAGAGAAGTCACTCACAAGTTACTGAGAACTGGCCACAGGACAGTCGTTGAGCAAACCGCCAGCTTCGTCACGGAGAAAACCACACAAGGTGGTCGACACTGA
- the LOC135472517 gene encoding flap endonuclease GEN homolog 1-like, producing MGVKGLWELLSDAKTDVNLAELRGLTLAVDLSGWICQLKSVPGLPNVQPLRSLFYRTTHLMNLGVKLVFVMDGVPPELKRDAMEQRQASRGSLSKERQSFSISQSVMKARQLLESLGLPCLDAPGEAEALCAHLSQLQLVDGCLTQDGDALLYGAKKVYKNFSLDKQARCVECYCAEHIEESLGLTRRDLISLALLTGCDYNMTGVRQVGKEKATNLIKHLKSKKYDVLDRICKWRDCPDLDVLEKERQQKCTEHHCSQCQHLGTIAIHKVEGCGLCMTDEGCTCAPKVKGNGHHGNKHNLCPCDWHVTNRRVRDNLLELNVREKALQQEDFPFMNVVNEFLQTPQASTVQLLKWRKPNLQVFVKNCSGILGWKEAEVVDKLLSTLVWSDLKAKEVDGYFSDSQETDDFLQPLQILKSCRKNFTPCYEVTWKRLKSDIWSEKQRKTYSSIVEQKMFATVFKQMVQEYEEGLEKQKAAKLQERKTKAGELRVKRVGQTYCLGVKWLLYYKQLNLTQNVVSAGTEARFCVVVNEFLQTPQASTVQLLKWRKPNLQVFVKNCSGILGWKEAEVVDKLLSTLVWSDLKAKEVDGYFSDSQETDDFLQPLQ from the exons ATGGGTGTGAAGGGATTGTGGGAGCTGCTATCTGATGCGAAGACGGATGTCAACCTGGCAGAGCTACGAGGACTGACACTTGCTGTGGACCTGAGTGGGTGGATATGTCAGCTAAAGTCTGTCCCTGGACTGCCAAATGTACAACCCCTCCG GTCGTTATTTTATCGCACAACTCATCTGATGAACCTGGGAGTGAAACTGGTGTTTGTCATGGATGGAGTGCCTCCAGAACTGAAGAGAGATGCCATGGAACAACGACAAGCAAGTCGAGGATCATTATCCAAGGAAAGACAGTCCTTCAgcatcagccaatcagtaatGAAG GCCCGTCAGTTACTGGAGAGTCTGGGGTTGCCCTGTTTAGATGCCCCAGGGGAGGCTGAAGCTCTGTGTGCCCATCTTTCACAGCTGCAG CTTGTGGATGGATGCCTCACTCAAGATGGAGATGCTCTGCTTTACGGGGCCAAGAAAGTGTACAAAAACTTCAGTCTGGATAAACAG GCTCGTTGTGTGGAGTGCTACTGTGCAGAACATATAGAAGAGAGCCTAGGCCTGACACGCCGTGACCTAATAAGCCTGGCCTTACTGACCGGCTGTGATTACAATATGACAGGTGTGCGACAGGTAGGCAAGGAGAAAGCTACAAATCTCATCAAACACCTCAAGTCTAAGAAGTACGATGTCCTTGACAG GATATGTAAATGGAGAGATTGTCCGGATTTAGATGTGTTAGAAAAAGAACGACAGCAAAAATGTACAGAGCACCACTGTAGCCAGTGTCAGCATCTAG GAACCATTGCCATACATAAGGTTGAGGGGTGTGGCCTATGTATGACTGATGAAGGCTGCACCTGTGCCCCTAAGGTGAAAGGCAATGGTCACCATGGTAACAAACACAACCTCTGTCCCTGTGATTGGCATGTGACCAACAGGCGTGTCAGAGATAACCTGCTGGAGTTGAATGTTAGAGAAAAGGCCTTACAACAGGAAGATTTTCCATTCATGAAC GTTGTGAATGAATTCTTACAAACTCCTCAAGCTTCAACTGTTCAGCTGTTAAAATGGAGAAAGCCTAACCTGCAGGTTTTTGTG aaaaactgtTCGGGAATCCTTGGATGGAAGGAGGCAGAGGTTGTGGATAAACTGCTGTCCACCCTGGTGTGGAGTGACCTAAAAGCCAAAGAAGTGGATGGATACTTCAGTGATTCACAGGAAACAGATGATTTTTTACAACCACTTCA AATTTTGAAGTCTTGTCGTAAGAACTTTACTCCTTGTTATGAGGTGACCTGGAAAAGGCTCA aaagTGACATCTGGTCAGAGAAGCAGAGAAAAACGTACTCCTCCATTGTGGAACAGAAAATGTTTGCCACAGTATTTAAACAGATGGTACAAGAGTATGAAGAAGGCCTAGAAAAACAGAAAGCTGCCAAACTTCAGGAGAGAAAGACAAAAGCAGGTGAGTTAAG GGTAAAACGTGTGGGGCAGACTTACTGTTTGGGTGTAAAATGGCTGCTGTATTACAAACAACTCAACCTGACACAAAATGTTGTCTCTGCAGGAACAGAAGCAAGATTCTGTGTG GTTGTGAATGAATTCTTACAAACTCCTCAAGCTTCAACTGTTCAGCTGTTAAAATGGAGAAAGCCTAACCTGCAGGTTTTTGTG aaaaactgtTCGGGAATCCTTGGATGGAAAGAGGCAGAGGTTGTGGATAAACTGCTGTCCACCCTGGTGTGGAGTGACCTAAAAGCCAAAGAAGTGGATGGATACTTCAGTGATTCACAGGAAACAGATGATTTTTTACAACCACTTCAGTAG